The following coding sequences are from one Arachis hypogaea cultivar Tifrunner chromosome 7, arahy.Tifrunner.gnm2.J5K5, whole genome shotgun sequence window:
- the LOC140174473 gene encoding uncharacterized protein isoform X2, translating into MAAIAKRGDRPDTYVHKWLKMDAFRATYGHSISPVNSEEYWEKSGEISSIPPKIKRPIGRPVKRRRRDPVEDGAEGNKAKKTFRVTCGKCGETGHNAKTCKGAPKDGTNPKGNVKCKSKEKPTATQEEVQVSQSAPVTEPEAPTNHTVPDIGMNVNAATGRQIQPQQPSRRPKQTIIRSKRQESVSVETMAAASSGTTSRIFKFIPTPGLNHSKKK; encoded by the exons ATGGCTGCTATTGCTAAGAGGGGAGACAGACCAGACACATATGTGCACAAGTGGCTGAAGATGGATGCCTTCAGAGCAACATATGGTCATTCCATTAGCCCCGTCAACAGTGAAGAGTATTGGGAGAAGTCTGGAGAAATAAGCTCAATCCCTCCCAAGATTAAGAGGCCAATAGGGCGTCCAGTAAAGAGAAGGAGACGAGATCCAGTAGAAGACGGAGCAGAGGGTAATAAGGCAAAAAAGACCTTCCGAGTCACATGCGGAAAATGTGGAGAGACTGGCCACAATGCTAAGACCTGCAAGGGAGCTCCTAAGGATGGAACTAATCCTAAAGGAAATGTCAAATGCAAATCCAAAGAAAAGCCAACTGCAACACAAGAAGAGGTTCAGGTTTCTCAATCGGCACCAGTAACTGAG CCTGAGGCACCAACAAATCATACTGTACCAGACATAGGAATGAATGTGAATGCTGCAACT GGAAGACAAATTCAGCCTCAGCAGCCTAGTAGACGTCCAAAGCAGACAATAATTAGGTCCAAGAGACAGGAAAGTGTGAGTGTTGAGACAATGGCAGCTGCAAGTAGTGGCACAACCTCCAGAATATTCAAATTTATTCCAACGCCCGGACTGAACCACTCTAAGAAGAAATGA
- the LOC140174473 gene encoding uncharacterized protein isoform X1, translating into MAAIAKRGDRPDTYVHKWLKMDAFRATYGHSISPVNSEEYWEKSGEISSIPPKIKRPIGRPVKRRRRDPVEDGAEGNKAKKTFRVTCGKCGETGHNAKTCKGAPKDGTNPKGNVKCKSKEKPTATQEEVQVSQSAPVTEVTQPEAPTNHTVPDIGMNVNAATGRQIQPQQPSRRPKQTIIRSKRQESVSVETMAAASSGTTSRIFKFIPTPGLNHSKKK; encoded by the exons ATGGCTGCTATTGCTAAGAGGGGAGACAGACCAGACACATATGTGCACAAGTGGCTGAAGATGGATGCCTTCAGAGCAACATATGGTCATTCCATTAGCCCCGTCAACAGTGAAGAGTATTGGGAGAAGTCTGGAGAAATAAGCTCAATCCCTCCCAAGATTAAGAGGCCAATAGGGCGTCCAGTAAAGAGAAGGAGACGAGATCCAGTAGAAGACGGAGCAGAGGGTAATAAGGCAAAAAAGACCTTCCGAGTCACATGCGGAAAATGTGGAGAGACTGGCCACAATGCTAAGACCTGCAAGGGAGCTCCTAAGGATGGAACTAATCCTAAAGGAAATGTCAAATGCAAATCCAAAGAAAAGCCAACTGCAACACAAGAAGAGGTTCAGGTTTCTCAATCGGCACCAGTAACTGAG GTTACCCAGCCTGAGGCACCAACAAATCATACTGTACCAGACATAGGAATGAATGTGAATGCTGCAACT GGAAGACAAATTCAGCCTCAGCAGCCTAGTAGACGTCCAAAGCAGACAATAATTAGGTCCAAGAGACAGGAAAGTGTGAGTGTTGAGACAATGGCAGCTGCAAGTAGTGGCACAACCTCCAGAATATTCAAATTTATTCCAACGCCCGGACTGAACCACTCTAAGAAGAAATGA
- the LOC112701274 gene encoding uncharacterized protein isoform X2: MSEDVIPVFHHGGSFVRDNKGVLVYVNGEVKKFFPMDIDLICFFVLKKLFLDLGYHDYKAMFWYDPTATDLESGLHPVHGDKEIRDLQKNKMLNEDTDEFYIYFDHPIMEDIEFIDDDGVSVEKVEVQEASAEDDGVDNDADIESLDSDDGYESTEDVLYKPPPSGYSFSDSSSEEELVGAGKKGKNNGKKKSKVSKPVNGPVGKGNGKPKRAAIGREEVAGASVQRKSHGGPGRPNKSDYGPAEKDKVVNGPSSGNKNKATAASVKEGPSKSKKPATFDEELGVELLPESDIEFEYESEQFLTSNDSSDDGGDRFDWPQFNPSAEFGEVQFQLNMEFKSLEQFKQALKDFTISEGRRIFYVKNDKRRVRAACIHGGFMLGKEVQKAKAKARKAVKKKAKLQAAKEANESEKAKGVMETNEAHPEGEKNNEGHITNEVEAQANAAENAKCGNEGEKNGETDKHDCPWLIYCAKNSRSGGYQIKTYNPTHTCGREFGSNMADQHWVARKLEKRLLSQPRLTHAEAWDHMKVDYNVILNDKMLYRGLRMARKKYVGNEKAQHGKLRDYLNEIHRIFCQH, translated from the exons aTGAGTGAAGACGTGATACCCGTATTTCACCACGGTGGAAGCTTTGTGAGAGACAACAAGGGAGTACTTGTGTACGTCAATGGAGAAGTCAAGAAGTTTTTCCCAATGGACATTGATCTGATATGTTTCTTTGTCCTGAAGAAACTTTTTTTGGACTTGGGTTACCATGACTATAAGGCAATGTTTTGGTATGATCCGACTGCTACTGACCTGGAGTCTGGTCTTCACCCAGTTCATGGAGACAAAGAGATCAGAGATCTTCAAAAGAATAAAATGCTAAATGAGGACACTGATGAATTCTACATCTACTTTGACCATCCAATCATGGAagatatagagttcattgatgaTGATGGTGTTAGTGTTGAGAAAGTGGAAGTGCAAGAGGCTAGTGCTGAGGATGATGGTGTTGACAATGATGCAGATATTGAGAGTTTAGATAGTGATGATGGGTATGAGTCAACAGAAGATGTATTATACAAGCCCCCACCTTCAGGATATAGTTTTTCGGATTCAAGTTCAGAGGAAGAGTTAGTTGGAGCTGGGAAGAAAGGAAAGAATAATGGGAAGAAGAAATCCAAAGTTAGTAAGCCTGTTAATGGGCCAGTTGGCAAGGGCAATGGCAAGCCAAAAAGGGCAGCCATTGGAAGAGAAGAGGTAGCTGGAGCATCTGTTCAGAGAAAGAGTCATGGTGGGCCTGGTAGGCCCAATAAGAGTGATTATGGGCCTGCTGAAAAAGACAAAGTAGTTAATGGGCCTTCTAGTGGCAACAAAAACAAAGCTACAGCTGCTAGTGTCAAGGAAGGACCATCAAAGTCCAAAAAACCTGCTACATTTGATGAAGAACTTGGTGTGGAATTGTTACCTGAGTCAGACATTGAATTTGAGTATGAGTCTGAACAATTTTTGACCTCGAatgactcaagtgatgatggaGGAGATAGATTTGATTGGCCTCAATTTAATCCGAGTGCAGAATTTGGGGAGGTCCAATTTCAGCTGAACATGGAGTTTAAGTCACTTGAACAATTTAAGCAGGCTCTGAAGGACTTTACCATATCAGAGGGTAGAAGGATATTTTACGTGAAGAATGATAAGAGAAGGGTTAGAGCTGCTTGTATACATGGAGGCttcatgcttggaaaagaagtgcaAAAAGCCAAGGCAAAGGCAAGAAAAGCAGTTAAGAAAAAGGCAAAGTTACAGGCTGCTAAAGAAGCTAATGAAAGTGAGAAAGCTAAAGGGGTGATGGAAACAAATGAGGCTCATCCTGAAGGTGAGAAAAACAATGAGGGACATATTACCAATGAGGTAGAAGCACAAGCTAATGCAGCAGAAAATGCAAAATGTGGAAATGAAGGTGAGAAAAATGGTGAAACAGATAAGCATGACTGTCCCTGGCTTATATACTGTGCAAAGAACTCACGATCAGGTGGATACCAAATAAAGACCTACAATCCAACTCACACTTGTGGAAGAGAGTTTGGCAGCAATATGGCAGATCAACATTGGGTAGCAAGGAAGCTAGAAAAGAGATTGTTGAGTCAGCCACGGTTGACACATGCAGAGGCATGGGATCACATGAAGGTTGATTACAATGTGATACTCAATGATAAAATGCTGTACAGAGGACTTCGGATGGCCAGGAAAAAGTATGTTGGTAACGAGAAGGCGCAACATGGCAAGCTGCGTGACTATCTGAACGAGATACACCG GATCTTCTGTCAGCACTGA
- the LOC112701274 gene encoding uncharacterized protein isoform X1 has protein sequence MSEDVIPVFHHGGSFVRDNKGVLVYVNGEVKKFFPMDIDLICFFVLKKLFLDLGYHDYKAMFWYDPTATDLESGLHPVHGDKEIRDLQKNKMLNEDTDEFYIYFDHPIMEDIEFIDDDGVSVEKVEVQEASAEDDGVDNDADIESLDSDDGYESTEDVLYKPPPSGYSFSDSSSEEELVGAGKKGKNNGKKKSKVSKPVNGPVGKGNGKPKRAAIGREEVAGASVQRKSHGGPGRPNKSDYGPAEKDKVVNGPSSGNKNKATAASVKEGPSKSKKPATFDEELGVELLPESDIEFEYESEQFLTSNDSSDDGGDRFDWPQFNPSAEFGEVQFQLNMEFKSLEQFKQALKDFTISEGRRIFYVKNDKRRVRAACIHGGFMLGKEVQKAKAKARKAVKKKAKLQAAKEANESEKAKGVMETNEAHPEGEKNNEGHITNEVEAQANAAENAKCGNEGEKNGETDKHDCPWLIYCAKNSRSGGYQIKTYNPTHTCGREFGSNMADQHWVARKLEKRLLSQPRLTHAEAWDHMKVDYNVILNDKMLYRGLRMARKKYVGNEKAQHGKLRDYLNEIHRSNEGSSALLAVEPIPQSPPLFDKLYICLNACKRGFKAGCCPLIGLDGCFLKGFYGGQLLSAVGQDTNNHFYVIAYAVVDSEPKAS, from the exons aTGAGTGAAGACGTGATACCCGTATTTCACCACGGTGGAAGCTTTGTGAGAGACAACAAGGGAGTACTTGTGTACGTCAATGGAGAAGTCAAGAAGTTTTTCCCAATGGACATTGATCTGATATGTTTCTTTGTCCTGAAGAAACTTTTTTTGGACTTGGGTTACCATGACTATAAGGCAATGTTTTGGTATGATCCGACTGCTACTGACCTGGAGTCTGGTCTTCACCCAGTTCATGGAGACAAAGAGATCAGAGATCTTCAAAAGAATAAAATGCTAAATGAGGACACTGATGAATTCTACATCTACTTTGACCATCCAATCATGGAagatatagagttcattgatgaTGATGGTGTTAGTGTTGAGAAAGTGGAAGTGCAAGAGGCTAGTGCTGAGGATGATGGTGTTGACAATGATGCAGATATTGAGAGTTTAGATAGTGATGATGGGTATGAGTCAACAGAAGATGTATTATACAAGCCCCCACCTTCAGGATATAGTTTTTCGGATTCAAGTTCAGAGGAAGAGTTAGTTGGAGCTGGGAAGAAAGGAAAGAATAATGGGAAGAAGAAATCCAAAGTTAGTAAGCCTGTTAATGGGCCAGTTGGCAAGGGCAATGGCAAGCCAAAAAGGGCAGCCATTGGAAGAGAAGAGGTAGCTGGAGCATCTGTTCAGAGAAAGAGTCATGGTGGGCCTGGTAGGCCCAATAAGAGTGATTATGGGCCTGCTGAAAAAGACAAAGTAGTTAATGGGCCTTCTAGTGGCAACAAAAACAAAGCTACAGCTGCTAGTGTCAAGGAAGGACCATCAAAGTCCAAAAAACCTGCTACATTTGATGAAGAACTTGGTGTGGAATTGTTACCTGAGTCAGACATTGAATTTGAGTATGAGTCTGAACAATTTTTGACCTCGAatgactcaagtgatgatggaGGAGATAGATTTGATTGGCCTCAATTTAATCCGAGTGCAGAATTTGGGGAGGTCCAATTTCAGCTGAACATGGAGTTTAAGTCACTTGAACAATTTAAGCAGGCTCTGAAGGACTTTACCATATCAGAGGGTAGAAGGATATTTTACGTGAAGAATGATAAGAGAAGGGTTAGAGCTGCTTGTATACATGGAGGCttcatgcttggaaaagaagtgcaAAAAGCCAAGGCAAAGGCAAGAAAAGCAGTTAAGAAAAAGGCAAAGTTACAGGCTGCTAAAGAAGCTAATGAAAGTGAGAAAGCTAAAGGGGTGATGGAAACAAATGAGGCTCATCCTGAAGGTGAGAAAAACAATGAGGGACATATTACCAATGAGGTAGAAGCACAAGCTAATGCAGCAGAAAATGCAAAATGTGGAAATGAAGGTGAGAAAAATGGTGAAACAGATAAGCATGACTGTCCCTGGCTTATATACTGTGCAAAGAACTCACGATCAGGTGGATACCAAATAAAGACCTACAATCCAACTCACACTTGTGGAAGAGAGTTTGGCAGCAATATGGCAGATCAACATTGGGTAGCAAGGAAGCTAGAAAAGAGATTGTTGAGTCAGCCACGGTTGACACATGCAGAGGCATGGGATCACATGAAGGTTGATTACAATGTGATACTCAATGATAAAATGCTGTACAGAGGACTTCGGATGGCCAGGAAAAAGTATGTTGGTAACGAGAAGGCGCAACATGGCAAGCTGCGTGACTATCTGAACGAGATACACCG AAGCAATGAAGGTTCATCTGCACTGTTGGCAGTGGAGCCTATACCTCAATCTCCTCCATTATTTGATAAATTGTATATTTGCTTAAACGCTTGTAAAAGGGGGTTCAAGGCTGGATGTTGCCCCTTGATAGGTTTAGATGGATGCTTCCTGAAGGGTTTTTATGGGGGACAATTATTGTCAGCTGTAGGACAAGACACAAACAATCATTTTTATGTGATTGCGTATGCAGTAGTTGACAGTGAGCCGAAGGCAAGTTGA